One stretch of Pseudomonas fragi DNA includes these proteins:
- a CDS encoding methyl-accepting chemotaxis protein, producing MTTANTAKPMEGSRSRSQIIVLFIALIVFIMLLFANFAYLNTQSNYDKQYISHAGELRVLSQRIAKNATEAAAGKAAAFKLLIDARNDFSQRWGYLKKGDPATGLPPAPAAVHKEMQAVQRDWELLLNNANAILASEQTVLSLHQVAATLAETVPQLQVEYEKVVEILLQRGAPASQVALAQRQSLLAERILGAVNTVLAGDENAAQAAGAFGRDANRFGQVLNGMLEGNEGLRITQVEDKDARARLQEISELFQFVSGSVDEILETSPQLFHVREAANTIFSLSQTLLDEASTLANGFENLASGRSLDIIGGYVLGLLALASIILIGLVMVRETNRQLRETAEKNERNQNAIMRLLDEIADLADGDLTVTASVTEDFTGAIADSINYSIDQLRELVATINLTAGQVAAAVQETQATAMQLAEASEHQAQQIAEASGAIQEMAHSIDQVSANASESSAVAERSVAIANKGNEVVHNTIHGMDNIRDQIQDTAKRIKRLGESSQEIGDIVSLIDDIADQTNILALNAAIQASMAGDAGRGFAVVADEVQRLAERSSAATRQIETLVRAIQADTNEAVISMEQTTTEVVRGARLAHDAGVALEEIEGVSQNLADLIQSISNAAQKQTTSAAQISLTMNVIQQITNQTSSGSTATAESIGNLAKMASQLRRSVSGFTLPAPSKDHEPQ from the coding sequence ATGACCACAGCCAATACCGCTAAGCCAATGGAAGGGTCGCGCAGTCGTTCGCAGATCATCGTGCTGTTTATCGCCCTGATCGTGTTCATCATGCTGTTGTTCGCCAACTTTGCGTACCTCAATACCCAGTCCAACTACGACAAGCAGTACATCAGCCATGCGGGCGAGTTGCGGGTGTTGTCCCAGCGCATTGCCAAGAACGCCACCGAAGCCGCTGCCGGCAAAGCCGCCGCATTCAAGTTGCTGATCGATGCGCGCAATGATTTCAGCCAGCGCTGGGGCTATCTGAAAAAAGGTGACCCGGCCACCGGCCTGCCTCCTGCGCCTGCGGCCGTACACAAGGAAATGCAGGCGGTGCAGCGTGACTGGGAGCTGCTGCTCAATAACGCCAACGCCATCCTGGCCAGTGAACAAACCGTGCTGTCGCTGCATCAGGTGGCCGCCACGCTGGCCGAGACCGTGCCGCAGTTGCAGGTTGAATACGAGAAAGTCGTCGAAATCCTGTTGCAGCGCGGCGCGCCAGCCAGCCAGGTGGCCCTGGCCCAGCGGCAGTCGTTGCTGGCCGAGCGTATTCTGGGGGCGGTCAATACGGTGCTGGCCGGCGACGAAAATGCCGCCCAGGCTGCAGGTGCCTTTGGGCGTGATGCCAACCGTTTCGGGCAAGTGCTCAACGGCATGCTTGAAGGCAATGAAGGGTTGCGTATTACCCAGGTTGAAGACAAGGATGCCCGCGCCCGCCTGCAGGAAATTTCCGAACTGTTTCAGTTTGTCTCCGGTTCCGTGGACGAAATCCTCGAAACCTCGCCGCAGCTGTTCCATGTGCGCGAAGCGGCGAACACCATTTTCAGCCTGTCGCAAACCTTGCTCGACGAAGCCTCGACCCTGGCCAATGGCTTTGAAAACCTCGCCAGCGGTCGCTCGCTGGACATTATCGGTGGCTACGTTCTGGGCTTGCTGGCCCTGGCATCGATTATCCTGATCGGCTTGGTGATGGTGCGCGAAACCAACCGCCAGTTGCGTGAAACGGCTGAAAAGAACGAAAGAAACCAGAATGCGATCATGCGCCTCCTCGACGAAATTGCCGACCTGGCCGACGGTGACCTGACCGTGACCGCCTCGGTGACCGAAGACTTTACCGGTGCCATTGCCGATTCGATCAATTATTCCATCGACCAACTGCGCGAACTGGTGGCCACCATCAACCTGACGGCAGGCCAGGTGGCCGCAGCGGTGCAGGAAACCCAGGCCACCGCCATGCAACTGGCCGAAGCGTCCGAGCATCAGGCCCAGCAAATCGCCGAGGCCTCGGGGGCGATCCAGGAAATGGCCCATTCAATCGATCAGGTGTCTGCCAACGCTTCCGAATCTTCGGCGGTGGCCGAGCGCTCCGTGGCGATTGCCAACAAAGGCAATGAAGTGGTGCACAACACCATCCACGGCATGGACAACATTCGCGACCAGATCCAGGACACCGCCAAGCGGATCAAACGTTTGGGCGAGTCTTCCCAGGAAATCGGCGATATTGTCAGCCTGATTGATGATATTGCCGACCAGACCAATATTCTGGCACTCAACGCCGCCATCCAGGCATCGATGGCCGGTGATGCCGGACGCGGCTTTGCCGTGGTAGCCGACGAAGTACAGCGCCTGGCTGAGCGCTCGTCTGCGGCGACCCGGCAAATCGAGACGCTGGTGCGGGCCATTCAGGCGGATACCAACGAAGCGGTGATTTCCATGGAACAAACCACCACTGAAGTGGTGCGCGGTGCCCGCTTGGCCCATGACGCCGGGGTCGCGCTGGAAGAGATCGAAGGCGTGTCGCAAAACCTGGCGGATCTGATTCAAAGCATCTCCAACGCGGCACAAAAGCAGACCACTTCGGCGGCGCAGATTTCCCTGACCATGAATGTCATTCAGCAAATCACCAATCAGACCTCGTCCGGTTCCACGGCGACGGCCGAAAGCATTGGCAACCTGGCCAAAATGGCCAGCCAATTGAGGCGCTCGGTGTCCGGCTTCACGCTGCCTGCTCCGTCCAAAGACCATGAGCCACAGTAA
- a CDS encoding YqgE/AlgH family protein, with amino-acid sequence MKKHAPTYLKHQFLIAMPHMADPNFAHSLTYIVEHTANGAMGLMINRPLELSLADVLEQLRPEQLSSPLCQHVPIFGGGPVMIDRGFVLHPASMNFDATVELDDGLALSTSADVLFSIADGRGPNRSLICLGYAGWDAGQLEAELADNAWLTCPYSAHILFDTPSELRLDAAAKHLGVNLNLLSTQAGHS; translated from the coding sequence ATGAAAAAACACGCGCCGACTTACCTCAAGCATCAATTCCTGATCGCCATGCCCCATATGGCCGACCCGAACTTTGCCCATTCCTTGACCTACATCGTCGAGCACACGGCCAATGGTGCCATGGGGCTGATGATCAACCGCCCGCTGGAGCTGAGCCTGGCGGATGTTCTTGAGCAGTTGCGCCCGGAACAACTTTCTTCACCGCTGTGCCAGCATGTACCGATCTTCGGTGGCGGGCCGGTCATGATCGACCGTGGCTTTGTCCTGCACCCGGCCAGCATGAACTTTGACGCCACCGTCGAACTCGACGACGGGCTGGCCCTGAGCACCTCTGCCGATGTGTTGTTCAGCATTGCCGATGGCCGCGGCCCGAACCGCAGCCTGATCTGCCTGGGCTATGCCGGCTGGGATGCTGGCCAGCTTGAAGCCGAACTGGCCGACAACGCCTGGCTGACCTGCCCGTATTCGGCGCATATCCTGTTTGATACCCCAAGCGAGCTGCGCCTCGACGCGGCCGCCAAGCACCTCGGAGTGAACCTCAATTTGTTAAGCACCCAAGCAGGCCATTCCTGA
- the pyrR gene encoding bifunctional pyr operon transcriptional regulator/uracil phosphoribosyltransferase PyrR translates to MILPVPAELISQMALDLKAHLARRGITEPRYIGIRTGGIWVAQALLKALGSDAPLGTLDVSFYRDDFSQNGLHPQVRPSELPFEIEGQHLVLIDDVLMSGRTIRAALNELFDYGRPASVTLVSLLDLDAAELPIRPDVVGATLSLKPSERVKLSGPAPLTLELQDLAP, encoded by the coding sequence ATGATCCTGCCTGTTCCCGCTGAACTGATCTCCCAGATGGCCCTTGATCTGAAGGCCCATCTGGCCCGTCGCGGCATCACCGAGCCGCGTTATATCGGTATCCGCACCGGCGGCATCTGGGTTGCCCAGGCGCTGCTCAAGGCGCTCGGCAGCGATGCACCGCTGGGCACGCTGGATGTATCGTTCTACCGCGATGACTTCAGCCAGAACGGCCTGCACCCGCAAGTGCGCCCTTCCGAGCTGCCGTTCGAAATCGAAGGCCAGCACCTGGTGCTGATCGACGACGTGCTGATGAGCGGTCGGACCATTCGCGCAGCGCTGAACGAGTTGTTCGACTATGGTCGTCCGGCCAGCGTGACCCTAGTCAGCTTGCTGGACCTTGACGCCGCCGAACTGCCGATCCGCCCGGACGTAGTGGGCGCGACCTTGTCGCTCAAGCCGAGCGAGCGGGTAAAATTGTCCGGCCCTGCGCCACTGACACTCGAACTTCAAGACCTAGCCCCTTAA
- the pilG gene encoding twitching motility response regulator PilG, producing MQKHSSALKVMVIDDSKTIRRTAETLLKNVGCEVITAIDGFDALAKIVDHPPHIIFVDIMMPRLDGYQTCALIKSNRAFKSIPVIMLSSKDGLFDKAKGRIVGSDQFLTKPFSRDELLSAIKAHVPAFNILPSAQ from the coding sequence ATGCAAAAGCATTCCAGCGCCTTGAAGGTGATGGTGATCGATGATTCGAAAACCATTCGCCGCACCGCCGAAACGCTGCTGAAAAACGTGGGCTGCGAGGTCATTACCGCCATCGATGGTTTCGATGCGCTGGCCAAGATTGTCGACCACCCTCCGCACATTATCTTTGTCGACATCATGATGCCGCGTCTGGATGGTTATCAGACCTGCGCACTGATCAAGAGCAACCGGGCGTTCAAGTCGATCCCCGTGATCATGCTGTCGTCCAAGGACGGCCTGTTCGACAAGGCCAAGGGGCGGATCGTGGGTTCTGATCAATTTTTGACCAAACCGTTCAGTCGCGACGAATTGCTGAGCGCGATCAAGGCTCATGTGCCAGCCTTCAATATTCTACCCAGTGCCCAATAA
- the gshB gene encoding glutathione synthase, translated as MSVRVGIVMDPIAGISYKKDSSLAMLLAAQDRGWTLFYMEQQDLYLNEGKARARMKPLKVFANPEKWFELDAETDTALSDLDVILMRKDPPFDMEFVYSTYLLEQAERDGVLIVNKPQSLRDCNEKLFATQFTQCTPPTVVSRRADVLREFAALHGDVILKPLDGMGGTSIFRHRVGDPNLSVILETLTLNGTQQIMAQGYLPAIKDGDKRILMIDGEPVDYCLARIPAQGETRGNLAAGGRGEARPLSEKDRWIAAQVGPTLREKGLLFVGLDVIGEHLTEINVTSPTCIREIDNAFGTNIGALLMDAIERKLAAR; from the coding sequence ATGAGCGTTCGAGTCGGGATTGTCATGGACCCCATTGCGGGCATCTCCTATAAAAAGGACAGCTCGCTGGCCATGCTGCTGGCCGCCCAGGATCGCGGCTGGACCCTGTTCTACATGGAACAGCAAGACCTTTACCTGAATGAAGGCAAGGCGCGGGCACGCATGAAGCCGCTCAAGGTGTTTGCCAACCCGGAAAAATGGTTTGAGCTGGACGCCGAGACCGACACGGCCCTGAGCGATCTGGACGTGATCCTGATGCGCAAGGACCCGCCCTTCGACATGGAGTTCGTCTACTCCACCTACCTGCTGGAACAGGCCGAGCGTGATGGCGTACTGATCGTCAACAAGCCGCAGAGCCTGCGCGACTGCAACGAAAAACTGTTCGCCACCCAATTTACCCAATGCACGCCGCCGACCGTGGTCAGCCGCCGCGCCGACGTGCTGCGTGAATTTGCTGCCTTGCACGGTGACGTGATCCTCAAGCCGCTGGACGGCATGGGCGGCACCTCGATTTTCCGTCACCGGGTGGGCGACCCCAACCTGTCGGTGATCCTCGAAACCCTGACCCTCAACGGCACCCAGCAGATCATGGCGCAAGGCTACTTACCGGCGATCAAGGATGGCGACAAACGCATCCTGATGATCGACGGCGAGCCGGTCGATTACTGCCTGGCACGGATCCCGGCCCAGGGTGAAACCCGTGGCAACCTCGCCGCAGGCGGTCGTGGCGAAGCCCGCCCGCTGAGCGAAAAGGACCGCTGGATTGCAGCCCAGGTTGGCCCGACCCTGCGTGAAAAAGGCCTGTTGTTCGTAGGTCTGGACGTAATCGGTGAGCACCTGACCGAAATCAACGTCACCAGCCCGACCTGCATCCGCGAGATCGACAATGCCTTCGGCACCAATATCGGCGCCCTGCTGATGGATGCAATCGAGCGCAAGCTGGCGGCTCGCTGA
- a CDS encoding dihydroorotase, with amino-acid sequence MKLSILGARVIDPTSQLDQVTDLHLEAGKIVAIGAAPAGFTPTQTIEAKGLVAAPGLVDLNVALREPGYSRKGTIASETRAAAAGGVTSLCCPPHTKPVLDTSAVAELILDRAREAGNCKVFPIGALSKGLDGEQLAELIALRDAGCVAFGNGLNSFTNTRTLCRALEYAATFDLTVIFHSQDRDLAEGGIAHDGAMAAFRGLPGIPETAETVALARDLLLVEQSGVRAHFSQLTSARGVALIAQAQARGLKVTADVALYQLILTDEALVDFSSVYHVQPPLRTRADRDGLREAVKSGVVQAISSHHQPHERDAKLAPFGATEPGMSSVEVLLPLAMTLVEDGLLDLPTLLSRLSAGPANALRLPAGKLAVGSAADLVLFDPAASTLVGEKWHSKGDNCPFLGHCLPGAVRYTLVDGRISYEG; translated from the coding sequence GTGAAGCTCAGCATTCTCGGCGCCCGCGTAATAGATCCGACCAGCCAGCTGGATCAAGTGACTGACCTGCACCTGGAAGCCGGCAAGATCGTTGCCATCGGTGCAGCGCCAGCCGGTTTCACCCCGACGCAAACCATCGAGGCCAAGGGCCTGGTGGCCGCCCCCGGGCTGGTTGACCTTAACGTTGCCCTGCGCGAGCCGGGCTACAGCCGCAAAGGCACCATCGCCAGCGAGACCCGCGCCGCTGCGGCAGGTGGCGTCACCAGCCTGTGCTGCCCGCCGCACACCAAACCGGTGCTGGACACCTCGGCCGTCGCCGAACTGATCCTTGACCGCGCCCGTGAAGCCGGCAACTGCAAGGTGTTCCCGATCGGTGCGTTGAGCAAAGGCCTGGACGGCGAGCAACTGGCCGAGCTGATCGCCCTGCGCGACGCGGGCTGCGTGGCATTTGGCAACGGCCTCAACAGCTTCACCAACACCCGCACCCTGTGCCGGGCACTGGAGTATGCGGCCACGTTCGACCTGACCGTGATCTTCCACTCCCAGGACCGTGATCTGGCCGAGGGCGGTATCGCTCACGACGGCGCGATGGCAGCGTTCCGTGGTTTGCCGGGCATTCCGGAAACCGCCGAAACCGTAGCTTTGGCCCGTGACCTGCTGCTGGTTGAGCAAAGCGGCGTGCGCGCGCACTTCAGCCAGCTGACCAGCGCCCGCGGTGTGGCCCTGATCGCCCAGGCCCAGGCTCGCGGCCTGAAAGTCACTGCCGATGTAGCGTTGTATCAGTTGATCCTGACTGACGAAGCGCTGGTGGATTTCTCCAGCGTTTACCATGTGCAACCGCCGCTGCGCACCCGAGCCGACCGTGACGGCCTGCGCGAGGCCGTGAAGTCGGGTGTGGTGCAAGCCATCTCCAGCCATCACCAGCCCCACGAGCGTGACGCCAAGCTGGCCCCGTTCGGCGCGACCGAGCCGGGCATGAGCAGCGTTGAAGTGCTGCTGCCGCTGGCAATGACCCTGGTCGAAGACGGCTTGCTCGACTTGCCGACGCTGCTCAGCCGCCTGAGCGCTGGCCCGGCTAACGCCCTGCGCCTGCCAGCCGGCAAGCTGGCGGTGGGTTCGGCAGCAGACCTGGTGCTGTTTGACCCGGCGGCCTCGACCCTGGTTGGTGAGAAATGGCATTCCAAAGGCGACAACTGCCCGTTCCTCGGCCATTGCCTGCCGGGTGCCGTGCGTTACACGCTGGTGGATGGCCGGATCAGTTACGAAGGCTAA
- a CDS encoding chemotaxis protein CheW translates to MPGALTAFELLLEIDQRCRSLAAGLVPAQAQLDTWSGIGFRIGEQCFVAPMGEIAEILHEPRFTLLPGVKPWVKGVANLRGQLLPIMDLCGFFGIELSPLRKQRRVLVLEYKDVFVGLQVDEVQGMQHFAHADLNTDTQTLPHPVFAPYVQGHFAAEQLWWVFSPFALARAPQFWAVAV, encoded by the coding sequence ATGCCCGGCGCATTGACAGCCTTTGAACTGCTACTTGAGATCGACCAGCGTTGTCGCTCGCTGGCGGCAGGCCTGGTGCCTGCCCAGGCACAGCTCGATACCTGGAGCGGTATTGGTTTTCGCATCGGCGAGCAGTGTTTTGTGGCGCCGATGGGCGAAATTGCCGAAATCCTGCATGAGCCGCGGTTTACCCTGTTGCCCGGGGTAAAGCCCTGGGTCAAGGGCGTGGCCAATTTGCGCGGGCAACTGTTGCCGATCATGGACCTGTGCGGGTTTTTCGGCATTGAGCTGTCACCCTTGCGCAAACAGCGCCGCGTATTGGTGCTGGAATACAAAGACGTGTTTGTCGGCCTGCAGGTCGATGAAGTGCAAGGCATGCAGCACTTTGCCCACGCCGACCTCAATACTGATACACAAACCCTGCCCCATCCGGTGTTTGCGCCTTATGTGCAAGGGCACTTTGCCGCTGAGCAGCTGTGGTGGGTTTTTAGCCCGTTTGCCCTGGCCCGGGCTCCACAATTCTGGGCGGTAGCCGTGTGA
- a CDS encoding energy transducer TonB: protein MTLPSDLPPELSHKGVRAADRLGFALFVAALLHIAVIVGVGFSMEAPKPVSKTLEITLSTFKSEKAPEKADFLAQDNQQGSGTLDKKAVPKTSEVAPFQDNSVKKVTPPPAAKPEQTQTAPKAAVTTVAPAVKKAPSQPQKVKTEAAPKASIPTFDSSQLSSEISSLEAELANEQQLYAKRPKIYRMSAASTMRDKGAWYKEDWRKKIERIGNLNYPEQARREKIYGKLRLLVSINRDGSLHEVLVLESSGQPLLDQAAQRIVRLAAPFAPFTGDLADIDRLEIIRTWKFAEGDRLSSN, encoded by the coding sequence ATGACACTCCCCAGCGACCTGCCCCCCGAACTCAGCCATAAAGGCGTGCGCGCGGCCGATCGCCTTGGATTTGCCCTGTTTGTGGCGGCGCTGCTGCATATCGCCGTGATCGTCGGCGTGGGGTTCAGCATGGAAGCGCCCAAACCGGTCAGCAAAACCCTGGAAATCACCCTGTCCACCTTCAAAAGCGAGAAAGCCCCGGAAAAAGCCGACTTTCTGGCCCAGGACAACCAGCAGGGCAGCGGCACGCTGGACAAGAAAGCCGTGCCCAAGACCAGCGAGGTCGCCCCTTTCCAGGACAACAGCGTCAAAAAAGTCACCCCACCGCCTGCCGCCAAACCCGAGCAGACCCAGACCGCGCCCAAGGCCGCCGTGACCACCGTGGCACCCGCAGTGAAAAAAGCCCCGAGCCAGCCGCAGAAGGTCAAGACCGAGGCGGCGCCCAAGGCCAGCATTCCAACGTTCGACAGCTCGCAGCTGTCCAGCGAGATTTCCAGCCTCGAGGCCGAACTGGCCAACGAGCAACAGCTGTACGCCAAGCGGCCGAAGATCTACCGCATGAGCGCGGCCTCGACCATGCGCGACAAGGGCGCCTGGTACAAAGAGGACTGGCGCAAGAAGATCGAGCGCATCGGCAACCTCAACTACCCTGAGCAGGCACGGCGGGAAAAGATCTACGGCAAGCTGCGCCTGCTGGTGTCGATCAACCGCGACGGTTCGCTGCATGAAGTACTGGTGCTTGAGTCTTCGGGCCAGCCGCTGCTGGACCAGGCCGCACAACGCATCGTGCGCCTGGCGGCACCTTTTGCGCCGTTTACCGGTGACCTGGCGGATATCGACCGGCTGGAGATTATCCGCACCTGGAAATTCGCCGAAGGCGACCGCCTGTCCAGCAACTGA
- a CDS encoding NINE protein — MSGYRDDVQRDTHSKVLGYLLWIFGFLGAHRFYYGKPVTGTIWFFTLGLLGIGWLIDLFLIPSMDREADLRFTAGDTDYSVSWILLTFLGVFGVHRMYMGKWITGIIYLFTGGLFLIGILYDFWTLNEQISIKNAERR; from the coding sequence ATGAGCGGCTATCGAGACGATGTTCAGCGCGATACTCACAGCAAAGTGCTGGGCTATTTGCTGTGGATTTTTGGTTTTCTGGGTGCGCACCGCTTCTATTACGGCAAGCCGGTGACCGGGACGATCTGGTTTTTCACCTTGGGCTTGCTGGGTATTGGCTGGCTGATCGACTTGTTCCTGATCCCGAGCATGGACCGTGAAGCCGACTTGCGGTTTACCGCAGGTGACACTGACTACAGCGTGTCATGGATTCTGCTGACGTTTCTGGGGGTGTTTGGCGTACATCGCATGTACATGGGCAAATGGATCACGGGGATCATCTACCTGTTTACCGGTGGTTTGTTCCTGATCGGTATCCTGTATGACTTCTGGACCTTGAACGAGCAGATCTCGATCAAGAACGCAGAGCGCCGGTAA
- a CDS encoding aspartate carbamoyltransferase catalytic subunit, producing MTPTDTKRPLQLNDQGQLRHFLSLDGLRRELLTEILDTADSFLEVGARAVKKVPLLRGKTVCNVFFENSTRTRTTFEMAAQRLSADVITLNVSTSSASKGETLLDTLRNLEAMAADMFVVRHGDSGAAHFIAEHVCPQVAIINGGDGRHAHPTQGMLDMLTIRRHKGGFENLSVAIVGDILHSRVARSNMIALKTLGCKDIRVIAPKTLLPIGIEQYGVKVYTDMTEGLKDVDVVIMLRLQRERMSGGLLPSEGEFYRLFGLTTARLAGAKPDCIVMHPGPINRGVEIESAVADGPHSVILNQVTYGIAVRMAVLSMTMSGQTAQRQFEQENAQ from the coding sequence ATGACGCCGACTGACACCAAGCGCCCGCTGCAGCTCAATGACCAGGGCCAGCTGCGCCACTTTCTGTCGCTCGACGGTTTGCGCCGCGAGCTGCTGACGGAAATCCTCGACACCGCCGACTCGTTCCTCGAAGTCGGCGCCCGGGCGGTGAAAAAAGTCCCGTTGCTGCGCGGCAAGACCGTATGCAACGTGTTCTTCGAAAACTCCACCCGCACCCGCACCACCTTTGAAATGGCCGCCCAGCGCCTGTCGGCCGACGTGATCACGCTCAACGTGTCGACCTCGTCGGCGAGCAAGGGCGAAACCCTGCTCGACACCCTGCGCAACCTTGAAGCGATGGCCGCCGACATGTTCGTGGTACGCCACGGCGATTCCGGCGCCGCGCACTTTATTGCCGAGCATGTATGCCCGCAGGTGGCGATCATCAACGGCGGCGACGGCCGCCATGCCCACCCGACCCAGGGCATGCTCGACATGCTGACCATTCGTCGGCACAAGGGCGGCTTCGAAAACCTGTCGGTGGCCATCGTCGGCGACATTCTGCACTCGCGGGTAGCGCGCTCGAACATGATCGCCCTCAAGACCCTGGGCTGTAAGGACATTCGCGTTATCGCGCCGAAAACCCTGCTGCCGATCGGCATCGAGCAATACGGCGTGAAGGTCTACACCGACATGACCGAAGGCCTCAAAGACGTCGACGTAGTGATCATGCTGCGCCTGCAGCGTGAGCGCATGTCCGGTGGCCTGCTGCCGAGCGAAGGCGAGTTCTACCGCCTGTTCGGCCTGACCACTGCACGCCTGGCCGGGGCCAAGCCTGATTGCATCGTCATGCACCCGGGGCCGATCAACCGTGGCGTCGAGATTGAGTCCGCGGTGGCCGATGGCCCGCACTCGGTGATCCTCAACCAGGTGACCTACGGCATTGCCGTGCGCATGGCGGTGTTGTCCATGACCATGAGCGGGCAAACCGCCCAGCGCCAATTCGAACAGGAGAACGCCCAGTGA
- the pilH gene encoding twitching motility response regulator PilH yields MARILIVDDSPTEMYKLTGMLEKHGHEVLKAENGADGVALARLEKPDLVLMDIVMPGLNGFQATRQLTKDPETSYIPVIVVTTKDQETDMVWAQRQGAKGYLTKPVDEEQLILKVKKVLEENPPK; encoded by the coding sequence ATGGCTCGCATTCTGATCGTCGATGACTCGCCGACTGAAATGTACAAATTGACCGGCATGCTCGAAAAGCACGGCCATGAAGTGCTCAAGGCAGAAAACGGCGCAGACGGCGTCGCCCTGGCACGACTGGAAAAACCCGACCTGGTGTTGATGGATATCGTGATGCCGGGCCTCAACGGCTTTCAGGCTACGCGTCAGCTTACAAAAGACCCGGAAACAAGCTACATCCCGGTTATCGTAGTGACTACCAAGGATCAGGAAACCGATATGGTCTGGGCCCAGCGTCAGGGTGCCAAGGGCTACCTGACCAAGCCGGTGGATGAAGAGCAGTTGATCCTCAAGGTGAAAAAAGTCCTGGAAGAAAACCCTCCAAAATGA
- the ruvX gene encoding Holliday junction resolvase RuvX has protein sequence MASLRLLLGFDYGTRSIGVAVGQMITGQARELCNLKAENGIPRWEEIEKLIKEWQPDAMVVGMPLNMDGTPSDFCARAQKFANRLNGRFNLPVFTHDERLTTFEAKGERRAQGGQRGSYRDNPVDAIAAKLVLQGWLDENPAHSQD, from the coding sequence ATGGCCAGCCTTCGTTTATTGCTGGGCTTCGACTACGGCACCCGCTCCATCGGCGTGGCTGTAGGCCAGATGATTACTGGCCAGGCCCGCGAGCTGTGCAACCTGAAAGCCGAGAATGGCATCCCCAGGTGGGAAGAAATCGAAAAACTGATCAAGGAATGGCAGCCCGACGCGATGGTGGTCGGCATGCCCTTGAACATGGACGGCACCCCGAGCGACTTCTGCGCCCGGGCACAAAAATTTGCCAATCGCCTGAATGGCCGTTTCAATCTGCCGGTTTTTACCCATGATGAACGCCTGACCACCTTCGAGGCCAAGGGCGAACGCCGGGCCCAGGGCGGCCAGCGCGGCAGTTACCGCGACAACCCCGTTGATGCCATCGCCGCCAAACTGGTGCTGCAAGGCTGGCTCGACGAAAACCCGGCGCACTCTCAAGACTGA